One stretch of bacterium DNA includes these proteins:
- a CDS encoding CoA-transferase — protein MLVGGVTRRQVMVAAAAREIRDGEVVFVGMRLPLLGFALARALHAPRAVGLFENGVIRDTPPSAPIITMGDPPNIAGALACTTLVDVMSHLQWGRVDVGFLGGAEVDRYGNLNTTWAVEGERRIRLPGSGGAADIAALSHRTVIVMHHERRRFPERVRYLTSPGYGTGPAWRETVGLRRGGPSRVISSLGIFGFDPASREMMLESVHPGVTVEEVRSQTGWAVRVRPDLGVTPEPSRDELDALRQFDPDGLWTG, from the coding sequence GTGCTCGTGGGTGGGGTAACGCGGCGGCAGGTCATGGTGGCCGCGGCGGCCCGCGAGATCCGCGATGGGGAAGTGGTGTTCGTCGGGATGCGTCTCCCCCTGCTCGGGTTTGCCCTGGCCCGGGCGCTGCATGCCCCGCGTGCCGTCGGCCTGTTCGAGAACGGGGTCATCCGCGATACGCCTCCGTCCGCCCCCATCATCACGATGGGAGATCCGCCGAACATCGCGGGTGCTTTGGCCTGCACGACCCTCGTGGACGTGATGAGCCATTTGCAGTGGGGTCGAGTCGACGTGGGGTTTCTGGGGGGGGCCGAGGTGGACCGGTACGGCAACCTCAACACCACCTGGGCGGTCGAGGGGGAGCGGCGCATTCGCCTGCCCGGGAGCGGGGGCGCGGCCGACATCGCGGCGCTGTCGCACCGCACGGTGATTGTGATGCACCACGAGCGCCGCCGGTTCCCCGAACGAGTGCGGTATCTCACCTCGCCGGGATACGGGACCGGTCCGGCGTGGCGGGAGACCGTGGGGCTGCGGCGCGGCGGACCGTCGCGCGTGATCAGCAGCCTGGGGATCTTTGGCTTCGATCCCGCCTCCCGTGAGATGATGCTCGAGTCCGTGCATCCCGGCGTGACCGTGGAGGAGGTCAGGAGCCAGACGGGCTGGGCGGTGCGGGTGAGGCCGGATCTCGGGGTGACCCCGGAGCCGTCAAGAGATGAACTCGACGCGCTCCGGCAATTCGATCCTGATGGGTTGTGGACAGGATGA